ATTAAAAAAAGCATACGCTAATCTATGAGCAACTAACAGCAATGTGGCTAACCATCGTTTTGTGGTTTTTGTTTATTGGTATGAAAGCCGTGCAGTGAAGCCCACTTTTGCAGGTGGCTGTTATGAGTTCATTAAAGGAGTCAGATCATTTACATAGAATATATTGCCTATGGGCACAGGGACACAGCAAATACCCCGCCATTGATAGCCTGGCGGAATATTATCAAGTGTTTTTTAATTAATTTTTTCTTTCCTTGGTAAGCACAGCATAATGATCATCGCTAAGTGGTGACCGCCTGGTATAGTTCTGAGTCTTTCACCAAACTCTGCTGCCTCTGGCCGGCCTCCTCAATTTCATCTACAAAAAGGTAGTATCCAGAACAGGTTTTCCGTTCCGTAAATCATACAGAAAATACATATTTTTGAGATTCTCATCCCTATATAAAAAGTATTGAAATTGCACTATATATCAATAATAAAGCCATAGCTACATTAAACTGATTTCTATACTTTGATAAGAACTTTTTAAAAATTGAACCAAATACATTCCAACTAAAGGTTCCCATAAAACCAATAAAAGCTAGAAGTACTGAATAAAATAATAAGCTGAGATGTTCAGTATGATATGGAATGATGAAGGTTGATATTACTGTAATACCATATAAAATGCCTTTGGGATTTACGAATTGTAAAAGCATACCTGCGAAAAAACTGTTATTCTTGCCCCCGTCATTGTCTTGATCATTATTTTTACTAGTAATAATTTTTATAGCTAGATACATCATATAGGTTGCACCTATAATAGACATAATAAATTCAATTTTCGGAATAAGGTTTTTAAGCACCAGGTTAAAATAACAACTTAATATGATTATAACAAAAAAACCAGCACCTACTCCTAAACAAAATCTAAATGTTTTTTTAAAGCCGTATTTATTAGCAAATAACATTGCCATAATGTTATTCGGGCCTGGGGTAAAACTAGAAACAAAAGCATATAACAACATTGATAATAAAGGCATATAAGAACCCCCTCTGTGATGTGTGTTATAATGTACAAAACGAACAATATAACGTCTTGCTTTTTATTGTATGAAATAAACGTTATATTGTACAGAGGGAAAGGAGTGTGTTTATGGAGGAGATACATCTTATCATTGCGAAAAACTTAAAGGCTTTTAGAGAAAGGAAGAAATTAAGTCTTGAAAGAGTTGCAGAATTAACTGGAGTAAGTAAAACGATGATAGGTCAAATTGAAAGAGGGGAATCGAGCCCTACTATTACAACGATTTGGAAAATAGCAAACGGATTAAAGATTTCTTTTACTTCACTAATAAATAATCCACAGCCAGATACAAAAGTTGTTTTAAGAAGTGAAAGTAAAAAATTATCTGAAGACAATGGAAAATATCGAGTCTATCCTTACTTTCCCTTCGAAGATGAAAGACGCTTTGAGGTTTATTCAGTCGAGATAGAAGAAGGTGGCTTTCTAAGTTCTGATCCGCATAGGGAGGGAACGGAAGAGTTCTTAACTGTTTTTGAGGGGGAACTAACCGTACGAGTGAATAACAATGACTATACAATAAGAAATGGTGATTCTATTAGATTTAAGGCTGACAGCCCCCATACCTATCATAATTCTGGGATAACATTAACTCGATTAAGTATGGTTTTATATTATCCATCTTAATATCCCCTGTCCTACAAACAGGGGATTGCCTCTATTTTTTAGAGCTTTTATTTTTTGTTGCATCATTCCCTTTTATGAAAACTGGGTTTTACTAAACATCGCATACAT
This is a stretch of genomic DNA from Brevibacillus laterosporus DSM 25. It encodes these proteins:
- a CDS encoding LysE family transporter — protein: MPLLSMLLYAFVSSFTPGPNNIMAMLFANKYGFKKTFRFCLGVGAGFFVIIILSCYFNLVLKNLIPKIEFIMSIIGATYMMYLAIKIITSKNNDQDNDGGKNNSFFAGMLLQFVNPKGILYGITVISTFIIPYHTEHLSLLFYSVLLAFIGFMGTFSWNVFGSIFKKFLSKYRNQFNVAMALLLIYSAISILFI
- a CDS encoding helix-turn-helix domain-containing protein, translating into MEEIHLIIAKNLKAFRERKKLSLERVAELTGVSKTMIGQIERGESSPTITTIWKIANGLKISFTSLINNPQPDTKVVLRSESKKLSEDNGKYRVYPYFPFEDERRFEVYSVEIEEGGFLSSDPHREGTEEFLTVFEGELTVRVNNNDYTIRNGDSIRFKADSPHTYHNSGITLTRLSMVLYYPS